In Candidatus Eremiobacteraceae bacterium, the genomic stretch AAGCGGTCTCTATTACGTGACGCCCGCGAACGAACGTCTATCGCCCGAAGAACGGGCCGAGCAGATGCTCGGGCACAACCGCCACGCCATGTTGCTGACGAACGTCCACGAAGCGTATCCAGGCCACCATCTCCAACTCGTACGCGCGAACGAGGCGCGATCGCTCGTGCGCAAGCTGCTCGAGAATACCGTGCTCATCGAAGGCTGGGCGCTTTACTGCGAGCAGCTCGTCCTGGACGAGGGCATGACCGACGATCCGCGCACCCGGCTCTTCCAGTTGAAGGATCAGCTGTGGCGGGCGTGCCGCGTCGTCATCGACGTCAAGCTCCATACCCGGCGGATGACCTTCGACGAGGCGGTCGATATGCTCGTCGGCGTCGCACATCTCGAACGGCCGAACGCCATCGGCGAGGTGCGCCGCTACACGCAGTCGCCGACGCAGCCGATGTCGTATCTCACAGGCAAGCAGCAGATCATGGATCTGCGCGAGCGCGAACGACGACGGCTCGGCTTGCGCTTCGACCTGTGCGCGTTCCACGACCGCCTGCTGTCGTACGGCTCGGTGCCCGTCTCGCTCATCGAGCCGACATTCGCGACCGCCGTCTGATCGTTAGATCTTCGATTCGAGCAAGGAGGCGCAATGTATCTCGCATTCAAGCTCATCCACGTCATCGCCGTCATCATCTTCCTCGGCAACATCACGGTCGGCGTGTTCTGGAAAGCGTGGGCCGATCGGACGAACAACGCCGCGATCCTCGCGCACACGATGGAAGGCATCATCAAGGCCGACCGGATCTTCACGATTCCGGGCGTCATCCTCATCGTCATCGGCGGGGTCGGCGCGACGTTCGCGGCCGATATTTCTATACTACGGACGGGCTGGGTTCTCTGGGGCCTCGCGCTCTTCGTGCTTTCGGGCATCGCGTTCGGTCCGTTGTCGCGTTCGCAACGCAATCTGCTCGCACTTGCGAAGGCAGGCGATCTCAACGCGTATCACGCGGCGTCGAATCAGTGGAACGTGTGGGGTACGATCGCGCTCGTTCTTCCGTTCATCGCGGCGGCGATCATGATCCTCAAGCCGCTGCTGCCTGCGTTCCCGTAGCCGATGACGCTCGAGCTTATCAACGCCCTCGCCGCAGTCGGCACGTTCCTCGTCATCGCGGTGAGCGCGATCGCCGCGTTCGTCCAGC encodes the following:
- a CDS encoding DUF2269 family protein, which produces MYLAFKLIHVIAVIIFLGNITVGVFWKAWADRTNNAAILAHTMEGIIKADRIFTIPGVILIVIGGVGATFAADISILRTGWVLWGLALFVLSGIAFGPLSRSQRNLLALAKAGDLNAYHAASNQWNVWGTIALVLPFIAAAIMILKPLLPAFP